In Rutidosis leptorrhynchoides isolate AG116_Rl617_1_P2 chromosome 2, CSIRO_AGI_Rlap_v1, whole genome shotgun sequence, one genomic interval encodes:
- the LOC139893276 gene encoding uncharacterized protein: protein MDAEQSNAGAATKTHRIQVSNTKKPFVFYLNLAKSYIKSYKSVELSALGKAIPTAVVISEILKGSGLATQKLISISTLRTKDELTGKLLQKAKIEIVMAKNEASDKPKANSIKLKKKSAQLKTKVRSRKSKKKTDGTTPDITVRNLQGETVKSKNIVEIADTIVGFVSLSLSSHDTAVDSQSDAVNNAQVVETGPEVEKYVASSNSN from the exons ATGGATGCTGAACAGAGTAATGCAGGAGCAGCAACGAAGACTCATAGAATTCAAGTTTCTAACACTAAAAAGCCTTTCGTTTTTTACCTAAATCTCGCTAAG AGTTACATCAAAAGTTACAAAAGCGTCGAGCTTTCTGCTTTGGGAAAGG CCATACCTACTGCTGTCGTAATTTCTGAAATTCTGAAGGGAAGTGGACTAGCGACTCAGAAAT TGATCTCCATTTCAACTCTCAGAACCAAGGATGAACTCACTGGAAAACTATTACAAAAGGCTAAG ATTGAGATTGTGATGGCAAAGAATGAGGCATCTGATAAACCAAAAGCTAATTCAATTAAACTGAAGAAGAAAAGTGCACAGCTAAAG ACTAAAGTCAGGTCAAGGAAGTCAAAGAAGAAGACTGATGGAACCACACCTGATATCACTGTTCGTAACCTGCAG GGTGAAACTGTCAAAAGCAAGAATATTGTGGAGATAGCAGACACTATAGTTGGTTTTGTGTCACTCTCCTTATCATCACATGATACAGCTGTTGATAGTCAGTCTGATGCTGTCAATAATGCCCAGGTGGTCGAG ACTGGACCTGAGGTTGAGAAATATGTTGCCAGCAGCAACAGCAACTAA
- the LOC139893277 gene encoding DNA repair protein XRCC4-like: protein MESPKHTCLKLEIPQPIFIKGTWFSSHFNLDITDGLHAWTCTASEDEVKDRASNWDQPVSEYISMSERYLGFQHPGSVYAFTDAGGGDFKRLSWTFEKEGMKLEWRWKFKPSENSKMITAGILDFLMNANIRLSEEVVMKTKSNEKLKAEAEKCLAQSEKLQNEKAEFETTLYTKFLGLLNSKKAKLRELRDQLSNQDTTDKIHEDEEESTDKTETFDGDSEDEDIEEDDATNVTSTSKDTSGNLPRGRKRK from the exons ATGGAATCTCCAAAACACACATGCTTAAAACTTGAAATCCCCCAACCAATTTTCATAAAAGGCACCTGGTTTTCTTCTCATTTCAATCTCGATATCACCGATGGCCTTCACGCTTGGACTTGCACAG CATCAGAAGATGAGGTGAAAGATAGAGCGTCTAATTGGGACCAACCGGTATCGGAATACATAAGTATGTCAGAACGATATTTAGGGTTTCAACATCCTGGTTCCGTTTACGCCTTTACTGATGCCGGCGGAGGTGACTTTAAAAGA TTATCTTGGACTTTTGAGAAAGAAGGTATGAAGCTAGAATGGCGATGGAAATTTAAACCATCTGAAAACAGTAAAATGATTACAGCAGGAATATTGGACTTCCTAATGAATGCTAATATACGCTTAAGT GAAGAAGTTGTCATGAAGACAAAGTCAAACGAGAAACTGAAAGCAGAAGCTGAGAAGTGTTTAGCACAAAGCGAGAAGCTCCAGAACGAAAAAGCAGAGTTTGAAACAACACTTTATACAAAG TTTCTTGGTCTGTTAAACTCAAAGAAAGCCAAATTGAGAGAGCTCCGAGACCAACTTTCAAATCAGGATACTACTGATAAAATACACGAAGATGAGGAAGAATCGACAGACAAAACCGAGACTTTTGATGGTGATAGTGAAGATGAAGACATCGAGGAAGACGATGCCACTAATGTTACAAGTACTTCGAAGGATACTTCAGGGAACTTGCCTCGTGGTCGAAAAAGGAAATAG